A portion of the Tamandua tetradactyla isolate mTamTet1 chromosome 16, mTamTet1.pri, whole genome shotgun sequence genome contains these proteins:
- the TAF1C gene encoding TATA box-binding protein-associated factor RNA polymerase I subunit C isoform X3, translating to MQENFKLEGAQSHSKKKTVVSVKRLLQDLGGHQPWGCPWAYLSHRQRRFSILGAPVLSKSEASLLGELLHEELAMRWGQLLLDDAFTGGTLAWVPGRTPQVGQLVYPTGGALDKLHFQHIRVTPSGDPQVLGEPGHIQLRGPVRQVVTRTIQGESLLAVRSDYHCAVWKVSKQGQPSPLQVLQVEKGATGVSLSPHLPAELAICSRSGAVCLWTPQDGLQQIYKDSETLVFRDPSPWRWADFTAHPRVLTVADRTGVKTVDTQGPPGCGLLLFRGGAEASCRKGERVLLTQYLGESSSGCLSPTLHLVCTQFSVYLVDERLPLVPMLKWDHGLPSSPLLARLLPPPRPGFAWPLLLGGQGGQLQLLHISGECGPGRGGGTMGDWARIRLQLLLCLPGEAASAPRLAGPPQSLPSKAQTLSAFPLLEPKSQWQLQERLKAPTIGGLWGSGNGMEGHGLCRLWAWRVTILPSPGLAAALPPSVSMPVLSLFQLSAAGDVFYQHLRLQEDASLRGKPRPPGDPGPGPCTPTAAVPTLDQTPTPASASWSPQATARCSRWLEALQEVPLATPVWTAPTFSHRQLLCCQEQPTDEGPVRKGLRAAMAKGRLLRPRELGSLPTAELPPAPESGPEDELSERLGEAWEGRGAAWWERRQGRTSGPEKHPKRPKRRTQLSSTFSSLSGRLDLSDGPSSRHSPDRISPEPRPWPPTTLPTQQLSQEPWTQGVPVERQQTLRDYMARLPSPAMPASTSAPPSQTCSIRTTPSRTQTPVLSGSQPPRKKPRMGF from the exons ATGCAAGAGAATTTCAAATTGGAGGGAGCCCAG AGCCACTCTAAGAAGAAGACAGTGGTCAGTGTGAAGAGGCTGCTCCAGGACCTCGGTGGACACCAGCCTTGGGG ATGTCCCTGGGCTTACCTCAGCCACCGCCAGCGCCGGTTCTCCATCCTTGGGGCCCCAGTCCTGAGCAAGTCTGAGGCAAGCCTCCTGGGAGAGCTGCTGCACGAGGAGCTGGCGATGCGGTGGGGACAGCTGCTCTTGGATGATGCTTTCACTGGAGGCACCTTGGCCTGGGTGCCTGGGAGGACCCCTCAGGTCGGGCAGCTGGTCTACCCCACTGGAGGTGCCCTGGACAAGCTGC ATTTCCAACACATTCGTGTGACCCCAAGTGGTGACCCCCAGGTCCTCGGTGAACCTGGCCATATCCAGCTCCGGGGACCCGTTCGGCAGGTGGTGACCCGCACCATCCAGGGAGAAT CCCTGCTGGCTGTACGCTCTGACTACCACTGTGCCGTGTGGAAGGTCAGCAAACAGGGGCAGCCCAGCCCTCTCCAGGTGCTACAGGTTGAAAAGGGAGCCACAGGGGTCAGTCTCAG CCCTCACCTGCCTGCGGAGCTGGCCATTTGCAGCCGCTCAGGAGCCGTCTGTCTGTGGACCCCCCAGGATGG GCTACAGCAAATCTACAAGGATTCTGAGACCCTCGTGTTCCGGGACCCCTCGCCCTGGCGGTGGGCAGACTTCACCGCGCACCCCCGGGTGCTCACTGTTGCCGATCGCACCGGCGTGAAGACGGTGGACACTCAG GGCCCCCCGGGCTGTGGTCTGCTGCTTTTCCGTGGGGGCGCGGAGGCCTCCTGCCGGAAAGGGGAACGAGTCCTCCTGACCCAGTACCTTGGAGAGTCCAGCTCTGGGTGTCTCTCTCCCACTCTCCACCTTGTCTGCACCCAG TTTTCGGTTTACCTAGTGGACGAGCGCCTTCCCTTGGTACCAATGCTGAAGTGGGACCATggcctcccctcctctcccctgctGGCCAGGCTGttgcccccaccccgccctgggTTTGCGTGGCCCCTGCTCCTGGGAGGCCAGGGTGGACAGCTACAGCTGCTGCACATCTCAGGTGAGTGCGGGCCAGGTAGGGGGGGTGGGACAATGGGTGACTGGGCCCGGATCAGGCTTCAGCTGTTGCTCTGTCTTCCAGGGGAGGCGGCCTCTGCTCCCCGGCTGGCAGGGCCTCCCCAGTCTCTTCCTTCAAAAGCTCAGACCCTTTCCGCCTTCCCTCTGCTGGAGCCCAAGAGTCAGTGGCAACTGCAGGAGCGTCTGAAAGCACCAACCATAGGTGGGCTGTGGGGAAGTGGGAATGGCATGGAGGGACATGGGCTGTGCAGGCTGTGGGCCTGGAGGGTCACCATCCTTCCATCTCCAGGACTGGCTGCCGCACTCCCACCCTCGGTCTCCATGCCTGTCCTGTCACTGTTCCAACTCTCAGCAGCTGGAGATGTCTTCTATCAGCACCTCCGCCTCCAGGAGGATGCCAGCCTGCGTGGAAAGCCCAGGCCTCCTGGTGACCCCGGGCCTGGCCCCTGCACCCCTACAGCAGCAGTACCCACCCTGGACCAGACCCCCACACCTGCTTCAGCTTCCTGGAGCCCCCAGGCCACTGCCCGCTGCAGCCGCTGGCTGGAGGCCCTGCAGGAGGTGCCCCTGGCAACCCCTGTGTGGACTGCACCCACCTTTTCCCACCGCCAACTGCTCTGCTGCCAGGAGCAGCCGACAGATGAGGGGCCTGTGCGGAAGGGTCTGCGGGCAGCTATGGCCAAGGGGCGGCTCCTGCGGCCCAGGGAGCTGGGCTCACTCCCCACGGCAGAGCTACCTCCAGCACCCGAGTCAGGCCCTGAAGACGAGCTCAGTGAGCGCCTGGGGGAAGCCTGGGAAGGCCGGGGGGCTGCCTGGTGGGAGAGGCGGCAGGGCAGGACATCAGGGCCTGAGAAACACCCCAAACGGCCCAAGCGCCGCACCCAGCTATCTAGTACGTTCTCCTCGCTTAGTGGCCGCCTGGATCTCTCTGACGGTCCCAGCTCCCGTCACAGCCCAGATCGGATATCCCCTGAGCCCAGGCCCTGGCCGCCCACCACACTCCCCACCCAGCAGCTGAGTCAAGAGCCGTGGACCCAAGGCGTCCCCGTCGAGCGGCAGCAGACCCTCCGCGACTACATGGCCAGGCTGCCTTCTCCCGCCATGCCCGCAAGCACCTCTGCGCCCCCCTCCCAAACCTGCAGCATCCGGACCACCCCTTCCAGAACTCAGACCCCTGTCCTCTCTGGCTCCCAGCCACCCCGGAAGAAGCCCCGCATGGGTTTTTGA
- the TAF1C gene encoding TATA box-binding protein-associated factor RNA polymerase I subunit C isoform X1 — MDFPSSLRPTLFTTGPLGLSSVPDLSFMCSWRDALTLPLSQPQNSENVALPSAKGLWWEPETPGPLPLLPPSPEPWDPGLTAQDLLFREGRHFRRQPRATLDVTEQLGRFLWDHGDIAFGPLGKLMQENFKLEGAQSHSKKKTVVSVKRLLQDLGGHQPWGCPWAYLSHRQRRFSILGAPVLSKSEASLLGELLHEELAMRWGQLLLDDAFTGGTLAWVPGRTPQVGQLVYPTGGALDKLHFQHIRVTPSGDPQVLGEPGHIQLRGPVRQVVTRTIQGESLLAVRSDYHCAVWKVSKQGQPSPLQVLQVEKGATGVSLSPHLPAELAICSRSGAVCLWTPQDGLQQIYKDSETLVFRDPSPWRWADFTAHPRVLTVADRTGVKTVDTQGPPGCGLLLFRGGAEASCRKGERVLLTQYLGESSSGCLSPTLHLVCTQFSVYLVDERLPLVPMLKWDHGLPSSPLLARLLPPPRPGFAWPLLLGGQGGQLQLLHISGECGPGRGGGTMGDWARIRLQLLLCLPGEAASAPRLAGPPQSLPSKAQTLSAFPLLEPKSQWQLQERLKAPTIGGLWGSGNGMEGHGLCRLWAWRVTILPSPGLAAALPPSVSMPVLSLFQLSAAGDVFYQHLRLQEDASLRGKPRPPGDPGPGPCTPTAAVPTLDQTPTPASASWSPQATARCSRWLEALQEVPLATPVWTAPTFSHRQLLCCQEQPTDEGPVRKGLRAAMAKGRLLRPRELGSLPTAELPPAPESGPEDELSERLGEAWEGRGAAWWERRQGRTSGPEKHPKRPKRRTQLSSTFSSLSGRLDLSDGPSSRHSPDRISPEPRPWPPTTLPTQQLSQEPWTQGVPVERQQTLRDYMARLPSPAMPASTSAPPSQTCSIRTTPSRTQTPVLSGSQPPRKKPRMGF, encoded by the exons ATGGACTTCCCCAGCTCCCTCCGCCCCACCTTGTTTACAACGGGCCCCCTTGGACTGAGCAGTGTCCCCGACCTGTCTTTTATGTGCAGCTGGAGAGATGCACTGACCCTGCCACTGTCCCAGCCCCAGAACTCAGAG AATGTGGCACTGCCCTCAGCCAAGGGCCTGTGGTGGGAGCCAGAGACCCCTGGACCCCTCCCCTTGCTGCCTCCTAGTCCTG AGCCCTGGGACCCTGGGCTCACTGCCCAGGATCTGCTTTTCCGAGAAGGTCGCCATTTCCGGAGACAGCCCCGAGCCACGCTGGATGTTACTGAGCAG CTCGGCCGGTTCCTGTGGGATCATGGGGACATTGCCTTTGGTCCCCTGGGGAAGCTGATGCAAGAGAATTTCAAATTGGAGGGAGCCCAG AGCCACTCTAAGAAGAAGACAGTGGTCAGTGTGAAGAGGCTGCTCCAGGACCTCGGTGGACACCAGCCTTGGGG ATGTCCCTGGGCTTACCTCAGCCACCGCCAGCGCCGGTTCTCCATCCTTGGGGCCCCAGTCCTGAGCAAGTCTGAGGCAAGCCTCCTGGGAGAGCTGCTGCACGAGGAGCTGGCGATGCGGTGGGGACAGCTGCTCTTGGATGATGCTTTCACTGGAGGCACCTTGGCCTGGGTGCCTGGGAGGACCCCTCAGGTCGGGCAGCTGGTCTACCCCACTGGAGGTGCCCTGGACAAGCTGC ATTTCCAACACATTCGTGTGACCCCAAGTGGTGACCCCCAGGTCCTCGGTGAACCTGGCCATATCCAGCTCCGGGGACCCGTTCGGCAGGTGGTGACCCGCACCATCCAGGGAGAAT CCCTGCTGGCTGTACGCTCTGACTACCACTGTGCCGTGTGGAAGGTCAGCAAACAGGGGCAGCCCAGCCCTCTCCAGGTGCTACAGGTTGAAAAGGGAGCCACAGGGGTCAGTCTCAG CCCTCACCTGCCTGCGGAGCTGGCCATTTGCAGCCGCTCAGGAGCCGTCTGTCTGTGGACCCCCCAGGATGG GCTACAGCAAATCTACAAGGATTCTGAGACCCTCGTGTTCCGGGACCCCTCGCCCTGGCGGTGGGCAGACTTCACCGCGCACCCCCGGGTGCTCACTGTTGCCGATCGCACCGGCGTGAAGACGGTGGACACTCAG GGCCCCCCGGGCTGTGGTCTGCTGCTTTTCCGTGGGGGCGCGGAGGCCTCCTGCCGGAAAGGGGAACGAGTCCTCCTGACCCAGTACCTTGGAGAGTCCAGCTCTGGGTGTCTCTCTCCCACTCTCCACCTTGTCTGCACCCAG TTTTCGGTTTACCTAGTGGACGAGCGCCTTCCCTTGGTACCAATGCTGAAGTGGGACCATggcctcccctcctctcccctgctGGCCAGGCTGttgcccccaccccgccctgggTTTGCGTGGCCCCTGCTCCTGGGAGGCCAGGGTGGACAGCTACAGCTGCTGCACATCTCAGGTGAGTGCGGGCCAGGTAGGGGGGGTGGGACAATGGGTGACTGGGCCCGGATCAGGCTTCAGCTGTTGCTCTGTCTTCCAGGGGAGGCGGCCTCTGCTCCCCGGCTGGCAGGGCCTCCCCAGTCTCTTCCTTCAAAAGCTCAGACCCTTTCCGCCTTCCCTCTGCTGGAGCCCAAGAGTCAGTGGCAACTGCAGGAGCGTCTGAAAGCACCAACCATAGGTGGGCTGTGGGGAAGTGGGAATGGCATGGAGGGACATGGGCTGTGCAGGCTGTGGGCCTGGAGGGTCACCATCCTTCCATCTCCAGGACTGGCTGCCGCACTCCCACCCTCGGTCTCCATGCCTGTCCTGTCACTGTTCCAACTCTCAGCAGCTGGAGATGTCTTCTATCAGCACCTCCGCCTCCAGGAGGATGCCAGCCTGCGTGGAAAGCCCAGGCCTCCTGGTGACCCCGGGCCTGGCCCCTGCACCCCTACAGCAGCAGTACCCACCCTGGACCAGACCCCCACACCTGCTTCAGCTTCCTGGAGCCCCCAGGCCACTGCCCGCTGCAGCCGCTGGCTGGAGGCCCTGCAGGAGGTGCCCCTGGCAACCCCTGTGTGGACTGCACCCACCTTTTCCCACCGCCAACTGCTCTGCTGCCAGGAGCAGCCGACAGATGAGGGGCCTGTGCGGAAGGGTCTGCGGGCAGCTATGGCCAAGGGGCGGCTCCTGCGGCCCAGGGAGCTGGGCTCACTCCCCACGGCAGAGCTACCTCCAGCACCCGAGTCAGGCCCTGAAGACGAGCTCAGTGAGCGCCTGGGGGAAGCCTGGGAAGGCCGGGGGGCTGCCTGGTGGGAGAGGCGGCAGGGCAGGACATCAGGGCCTGAGAAACACCCCAAACGGCCCAAGCGCCGCACCCAGCTATCTAGTACGTTCTCCTCGCTTAGTGGCCGCCTGGATCTCTCTGACGGTCCCAGCTCCCGTCACAGCCCAGATCGGATATCCCCTGAGCCCAGGCCCTGGCCGCCCACCACACTCCCCACCCAGCAGCTGAGTCAAGAGCCGTGGACCCAAGGCGTCCCCGTCGAGCGGCAGCAGACCCTCCGCGACTACATGGCCAGGCTGCCTTCTCCCGCCATGCCCGCAAGCACCTCTGCGCCCCCCTCCCAAACCTGCAGCATCCGGACCACCCCTTCCAGAACTCAGACCCCTGTCCTCTCTGGCTCCCAGCCACCCCGGAAGAAGCCCCGCATGGGTTTTTGA
- the TAF1C gene encoding TATA box-binding protein-associated factor RNA polymerase I subunit C isoform X4: MRWGQLLLDDAFTGGTLAWVPGRTPQVGQLVYPTGGALDKLHFQHIRVTPSGDPQVLGEPGHIQLRGPVRQVVTRTIQGESLLAVRSDYHCAVWKVSKQGQPSPLQVLQVEKGATGVSLSPHLPAELAICSRSGAVCLWTPQDGLQQIYKDSETLVFRDPSPWRWADFTAHPRVLTVADRTGVKTVDTQGPPGCGLLLFRGGAEASCRKGERVLLTQYLGESSSGCLSPTLHLVCTQFSVYLVDERLPLVPMLKWDHGLPSSPLLARLLPPPRPGFAWPLLLGGQGGQLQLLHISGECGPGRGGGTMGDWARIRLQLLLCLPGEAASAPRLAGPPQSLPSKAQTLSAFPLLEPKSQWQLQERLKAPTIGGLWGSGNGMEGHGLCRLWAWRVTILPSPGLAAALPPSVSMPVLSLFQLSAAGDVFYQHLRLQEDASLRGKPRPPGDPGPGPCTPTAAVPTLDQTPTPASASWSPQATARCSRWLEALQEVPLATPVWTAPTFSHRQLLCCQEQPTDEGPVRKGLRAAMAKGRLLRPRELGSLPTAELPPAPESGPEDELSERLGEAWEGRGAAWWERRQGRTSGPEKHPKRPKRRTQLSSTFSSLSGRLDLSDGPSSRHSPDRISPEPRPWPPTTLPTQQLSQEPWTQGVPVERQQTLRDYMARLPSPAMPASTSAPPSQTCSIRTTPSRTQTPVLSGSQPPRKKPRMGF, from the exons ATGCGGTGGGGACAGCTGCTCTTGGATGATGCTTTCACTGGAGGCACCTTGGCCTGGGTGCCTGGGAGGACCCCTCAGGTCGGGCAGCTGGTCTACCCCACTGGAGGTGCCCTGGACAAGCTGC ATTTCCAACACATTCGTGTGACCCCAAGTGGTGACCCCCAGGTCCTCGGTGAACCTGGCCATATCCAGCTCCGGGGACCCGTTCGGCAGGTGGTGACCCGCACCATCCAGGGAGAAT CCCTGCTGGCTGTACGCTCTGACTACCACTGTGCCGTGTGGAAGGTCAGCAAACAGGGGCAGCCCAGCCCTCTCCAGGTGCTACAGGTTGAAAAGGGAGCCACAGGGGTCAGTCTCAG CCCTCACCTGCCTGCGGAGCTGGCCATTTGCAGCCGCTCAGGAGCCGTCTGTCTGTGGACCCCCCAGGATGG GCTACAGCAAATCTACAAGGATTCTGAGACCCTCGTGTTCCGGGACCCCTCGCCCTGGCGGTGGGCAGACTTCACCGCGCACCCCCGGGTGCTCACTGTTGCCGATCGCACCGGCGTGAAGACGGTGGACACTCAG GGCCCCCCGGGCTGTGGTCTGCTGCTTTTCCGTGGGGGCGCGGAGGCCTCCTGCCGGAAAGGGGAACGAGTCCTCCTGACCCAGTACCTTGGAGAGTCCAGCTCTGGGTGTCTCTCTCCCACTCTCCACCTTGTCTGCACCCAG TTTTCGGTTTACCTAGTGGACGAGCGCCTTCCCTTGGTACCAATGCTGAAGTGGGACCATggcctcccctcctctcccctgctGGCCAGGCTGttgcccccaccccgccctgggTTTGCGTGGCCCCTGCTCCTGGGAGGCCAGGGTGGACAGCTACAGCTGCTGCACATCTCAGGTGAGTGCGGGCCAGGTAGGGGGGGTGGGACAATGGGTGACTGGGCCCGGATCAGGCTTCAGCTGTTGCTCTGTCTTCCAGGGGAGGCGGCCTCTGCTCCCCGGCTGGCAGGGCCTCCCCAGTCTCTTCCTTCAAAAGCTCAGACCCTTTCCGCCTTCCCTCTGCTGGAGCCCAAGAGTCAGTGGCAACTGCAGGAGCGTCTGAAAGCACCAACCATAGGTGGGCTGTGGGGAAGTGGGAATGGCATGGAGGGACATGGGCTGTGCAGGCTGTGGGCCTGGAGGGTCACCATCCTTCCATCTCCAGGACTGGCTGCCGCACTCCCACCCTCGGTCTCCATGCCTGTCCTGTCACTGTTCCAACTCTCAGCAGCTGGAGATGTCTTCTATCAGCACCTCCGCCTCCAGGAGGATGCCAGCCTGCGTGGAAAGCCCAGGCCTCCTGGTGACCCCGGGCCTGGCCCCTGCACCCCTACAGCAGCAGTACCCACCCTGGACCAGACCCCCACACCTGCTTCAGCTTCCTGGAGCCCCCAGGCCACTGCCCGCTGCAGCCGCTGGCTGGAGGCCCTGCAGGAGGTGCCCCTGGCAACCCCTGTGTGGACTGCACCCACCTTTTCCCACCGCCAACTGCTCTGCTGCCAGGAGCAGCCGACAGATGAGGGGCCTGTGCGGAAGGGTCTGCGGGCAGCTATGGCCAAGGGGCGGCTCCTGCGGCCCAGGGAGCTGGGCTCACTCCCCACGGCAGAGCTACCTCCAGCACCCGAGTCAGGCCCTGAAGACGAGCTCAGTGAGCGCCTGGGGGAAGCCTGGGAAGGCCGGGGGGCTGCCTGGTGGGAGAGGCGGCAGGGCAGGACATCAGGGCCTGAGAAACACCCCAAACGGCCCAAGCGCCGCACCCAGCTATCTAGTACGTTCTCCTCGCTTAGTGGCCGCCTGGATCTCTCTGACGGTCCCAGCTCCCGTCACAGCCCAGATCGGATATCCCCTGAGCCCAGGCCCTGGCCGCCCACCACACTCCCCACCCAGCAGCTGAGTCAAGAGCCGTGGACCCAAGGCGTCCCCGTCGAGCGGCAGCAGACCCTCCGCGACTACATGGCCAGGCTGCCTTCTCCCGCCATGCCCGCAAGCACCTCTGCGCCCCCCTCCCAAACCTGCAGCATCCGGACCACCCCTTCCAGAACTCAGACCCCTGTCCTCTCTGGCTCCCAGCCACCCCGGAAGAAGCCCCGCATGGGTTTTTGA
- the TAF1C gene encoding TATA box-binding protein-associated factor RNA polymerase I subunit C isoform X2 has product MDFPSSLRPTLFTTGPLGLSSVPDLSFMCSWRDALTLPLSQPQNSENVALPSAKGLWWEPETPGPLPLLPPSPEPWDPGLTAQDLLFREGRHFRRQPRATLDVTEQLGRFLWDHGDIAFGPLGKLMQENFKLEGAQSHSKKKTVVSVKRLLQDLGGHQPWGCPWAYLSHRQRRFSILGAPVLSKSEASLLGELLHEELAMRWGQLLLDDAFTGGTLAWVPGRTPQVGQLVYPTGGALDKLHFQHIRVTPSGDPQVLGEPGHIQLRGPVRQVVTRTIQGESLLAVRSDYHCAVWKVSKQGQPSPLQVLQVEKGATGVSLSPHLPAELAICSRSGAVCLWTPQDGLQQIYKDSETLVFRDPSPWRWADFTAHPRVLTVADRTGVKTVDTQGPPGCGLLLFRGGAEASCRKGERVLLTQYLGESSSGCLSPTLHLVCTQFSVYLVDERLPLVPMLKWDHGLPSSPLLARLLPPPRPGFAWPLLLGGQGGQLQLLHISGEAASAPRLAGPPQSLPSKAQTLSAFPLLEPKSQWQLQERLKAPTIGLAAALPPSVSMPVLSLFQLSAAGDVFYQHLRLQEDASLRGKPRPPGDPGPGPCTPTAAVPTLDQTPTPASASWSPQATARCSRWLEALQEVPLATPVWTAPTFSHRQLLCCQEQPTDEGPVRKGLRAAMAKGRLLRPRELGSLPTAELPPAPESGPEDELSERLGEAWEGRGAAWWERRQGRTSGPEKHPKRPKRRTQLSSTFSSLSGRLDLSDGPSSRHSPDRISPEPRPWPPTTLPTQQLSQEPWTQGVPVERQQTLRDYMARLPSPAMPASTSAPPSQTCSIRTTPSRTQTPVLSGSQPPRKKPRMGF; this is encoded by the exons ATGGACTTCCCCAGCTCCCTCCGCCCCACCTTGTTTACAACGGGCCCCCTTGGACTGAGCAGTGTCCCCGACCTGTCTTTTATGTGCAGCTGGAGAGATGCACTGACCCTGCCACTGTCCCAGCCCCAGAACTCAGAG AATGTGGCACTGCCCTCAGCCAAGGGCCTGTGGTGGGAGCCAGAGACCCCTGGACCCCTCCCCTTGCTGCCTCCTAGTCCTG AGCCCTGGGACCCTGGGCTCACTGCCCAGGATCTGCTTTTCCGAGAAGGTCGCCATTTCCGGAGACAGCCCCGAGCCACGCTGGATGTTACTGAGCAG CTCGGCCGGTTCCTGTGGGATCATGGGGACATTGCCTTTGGTCCCCTGGGGAAGCTGATGCAAGAGAATTTCAAATTGGAGGGAGCCCAG AGCCACTCTAAGAAGAAGACAGTGGTCAGTGTGAAGAGGCTGCTCCAGGACCTCGGTGGACACCAGCCTTGGGG ATGTCCCTGGGCTTACCTCAGCCACCGCCAGCGCCGGTTCTCCATCCTTGGGGCCCCAGTCCTGAGCAAGTCTGAGGCAAGCCTCCTGGGAGAGCTGCTGCACGAGGAGCTGGCGATGCGGTGGGGACAGCTGCTCTTGGATGATGCTTTCACTGGAGGCACCTTGGCCTGGGTGCCTGGGAGGACCCCTCAGGTCGGGCAGCTGGTCTACCCCACTGGAGGTGCCCTGGACAAGCTGC ATTTCCAACACATTCGTGTGACCCCAAGTGGTGACCCCCAGGTCCTCGGTGAACCTGGCCATATCCAGCTCCGGGGACCCGTTCGGCAGGTGGTGACCCGCACCATCCAGGGAGAAT CCCTGCTGGCTGTACGCTCTGACTACCACTGTGCCGTGTGGAAGGTCAGCAAACAGGGGCAGCCCAGCCCTCTCCAGGTGCTACAGGTTGAAAAGGGAGCCACAGGGGTCAGTCTCAG CCCTCACCTGCCTGCGGAGCTGGCCATTTGCAGCCGCTCAGGAGCCGTCTGTCTGTGGACCCCCCAGGATGG GCTACAGCAAATCTACAAGGATTCTGAGACCCTCGTGTTCCGGGACCCCTCGCCCTGGCGGTGGGCAGACTTCACCGCGCACCCCCGGGTGCTCACTGTTGCCGATCGCACCGGCGTGAAGACGGTGGACACTCAG GGCCCCCCGGGCTGTGGTCTGCTGCTTTTCCGTGGGGGCGCGGAGGCCTCCTGCCGGAAAGGGGAACGAGTCCTCCTGACCCAGTACCTTGGAGAGTCCAGCTCTGGGTGTCTCTCTCCCACTCTCCACCTTGTCTGCACCCAG TTTTCGGTTTACCTAGTGGACGAGCGCCTTCCCTTGGTACCAATGCTGAAGTGGGACCATggcctcccctcctctcccctgctGGCCAGGCTGttgcccccaccccgccctgggTTTGCGTGGCCCCTGCTCCTGGGAGGCCAGGGTGGACAGCTACAGCTGCTGCACATCTCAG GGGAGGCGGCCTCTGCTCCCCGGCTGGCAGGGCCTCCCCAGTCTCTTCCTTCAAAAGCTCAGACCCTTTCCGCCTTCCCTCTGCTGGAGCCCAAGAGTCAGTGGCAACTGCAGGAGCGTCTGAAAGCACCAACCATAG GACTGGCTGCCGCACTCCCACCCTCGGTCTCCATGCCTGTCCTGTCACTGTTCCAACTCTCAGCAGCTGGAGATGTCTTCTATCAGCACCTCCGCCTCCAGGAGGATGCCAGCCTGCGTGGAAAGCCCAGGCCTCCTGGTGACCCCGGGCCTGGCCCCTGCACCCCTACAGCAGCAGTACCCACCCTGGACCAGACCCCCACACCTGCTTCAGCTTCCTGGAGCCCCCAGGCCACTGCCCGCTGCAGCCGCTGGCTGGAGGCCCTGCAGGAGGTGCCCCTGGCAACCCCTGTGTGGACTGCACCCACCTTTTCCCACCGCCAACTGCTCTGCTGCCAGGAGCAGCCGACAGATGAGGGGCCTGTGCGGAAGGGTCTGCGGGCAGCTATGGCCAAGGGGCGGCTCCTGCGGCCCAGGGAGCTGGGCTCACTCCCCACGGCAGAGCTACCTCCAGCACCCGAGTCAGGCCCTGAAGACGAGCTCAGTGAGCGCCTGGGGGAAGCCTGGGAAGGCCGGGGGGCTGCCTGGTGGGAGAGGCGGCAGGGCAGGACATCAGGGCCTGAGAAACACCCCAAACGGCCCAAGCGCCGCACCCAGCTATCTAGTACGTTCTCCTCGCTTAGTGGCCGCCTGGATCTCTCTGACGGTCCCAGCTCCCGTCACAGCCCAGATCGGATATCCCCTGAGCCCAGGCCCTGGCCGCCCACCACACTCCCCACCCAGCAGCTGAGTCAAGAGCCGTGGACCCAAGGCGTCCCCGTCGAGCGGCAGCAGACCCTCCGCGACTACATGGCCAGGCTGCCTTCTCCCGCCATGCCCGCAAGCACCTCTGCGCCCCCCTCCCAAACCTGCAGCATCCGGACCACCCCTTCCAGAACTCAGACCCCTGTCCTCTCTGGCTCCCAGCCACCCCGGAAGAAGCCCCGCATGGGTTTTTGA